The proteins below are encoded in one region of Cryptomeria japonica unplaced genomic scaffold, Sugi_1.0 HiC_scaffold_524, whole genome shotgun sequence:
- the LOC131872151 gene encoding ubiquitin-like codes for MEIRVRRANRSMYRLEVESTETVESLKAKIEEKEGIPSSQQRLMKMGVRLQNENTLKHYNIKHNQCISLAWIERGEMQILIKHQNGSLLLEVDESQSVATTITKIKDRLRIPSYMKKSLVFDNVVLEDEKTVSSYKDIDLSLVKLVDG; via the coding sequence ATGGAGATAAGGGTGAGAAGAGCCAACAGGAGCATGTACCGTTTGGAGGTGGAAAGCACTGAAACGGTGGAGAGTTTGAAAgcaaagattgaagagaaagaaggtATTCCCTCTTCTCAGCAACGTTTGATGAAAATGGGCGTTCGCTTACAGAATGAAAACACTCTCAAGCATTACAATATTAAACATAATCAATGTATCAGCTTGGCTTGGATCGAGAGAGGTGAAATGCAGATACTTATAAAGCACCAGAATGGATCTCTTCTTCTAGAGGTTGACGAATCTCAGAGCGTTGCAACTACCATAACCAAAATCAAAGACAGGCTTCGAATACCATCTTATATGAAAAAATCCCTGGTATTCGACAACGTAGTACTAGAAGATGAAAAAACTGTTTCTTCTTACAAGGATATTGATTTATCACTTGTAAAGCTTGTTGATGGATGA